The following nucleotide sequence is from Synechococcus sp. CBW1004.
CCAGGAGGTGGCGGAAGTTCAGGATCGTCGTCTCGTCAGGGATCCGGTCCTCAACCATGTCGATCCCAGCAAAGCGGCGGAAGCAGGGGGTATCGATCAGCATCTCCTCCATCAAGGGATCGGAAAGCGTGAACCACTGCTGCAGCAGGTGGATGCGCAGCATCACCTCCAGCGGAAACGGTGGGCGCCCGCCCTTGGCAGAAGGCCTGTGGTACACAGGCGAAATCAAGGCCAGGAAAGGATCCCAGGGCACTGTGGCTTCCATCTCATCGAGGAAGCGCTGCCGGCGCGTTTTCTTCTTGGCGTAGGTCTGCTCGTAGTCCGTGAAACCCAACTGGAGGGGGGCCGCCATCCGCTGCCAGTCTCATTATTGGAACTGTACTGATTCTATCGGGTTTTTCAGGGGTTCCCTGGGGCCTCTCAGCCCAGCCACTGCACGCTGTCGCCGTCGCCCGGCAGGGTGCGAAGGGAAAGCTCAGGCGAGCGAGGGCCACGTCCTCGCATGCTCACTGGGGCATGGCAACAGAGATGCGGCTATACCAGACCGTTCTGCAGAGCCAGGGCCTCCGAGGCATCCACTGAGACATCAGTCAGGATGCAGTTGCCGGCATCAGGTCATGGATTCCCTGTCCTCCCCCTGGATCCCCTGGATGAGGCGGGCGCTTCAGCTGGCGGCGCTCGGGCAGGGTCGCACCAGCCCGAACCCGCTGGTGGGCGCCGTGGTGCTCGATGCCGATGGAACCCTGGTGGGCGAGGGCTTCCACGCCCGCGCTGGTGAGCCCCACGCCGAAGTGGGTGCCCTGGCGATGGCGGGAGAGCGGGCCCGCGGCGGCACCCTGGTGGTGACCCTGGAGCCCTGCTGCCACCACGGCCGCACACCTCCCTGCAGCGAGGCCGTGATCGCCGCCGGCATCACCCGGGTGGTGGTGGCGATGGGCGATCCCAACCCGCGCGTGGCCGGAGGCGGCCTGGAGCAGCTGCGGGCCGCCGGAGTGGAGGTGATCACGGGCGCGCTGGAGGCCGAGGCCCGCTCGCTCAATGCACCCTTCCTGCACCGCATCGCCACGGGCCGGCCGCTGGGGATTCTCAAGTGGGCGATGAGTCTCGATGGCCGCACCGCGCTGCCCAACGGCGCCAGCCAGTGGATCAGCGGCCCGGCCGCCAGGCGCTGGGTGCATGCGCTCAGAGCCCGTTGCGACGCCGTGATCGTCGGTGGCGGCACCGTGCGGGCCGATGACCCACTGCTCACCAGCCGCGGCCAGCGCGACCCCGAGCCCCTGCGCGTCGTGCTCAGCCGCAGCCTGGACCTACCCGCCGGGGCCCAGCTGTGGGACACCACCACGGCCCCCACCCTGGTGGTGCATGGCTGCGACGCCCCCAGCCAGGCCCGATTCCAGCTCGACCGGCACAGCGTGGAGCGCCTGGAGCTGGCCGACTGCGGCCCACGGGCCCTGCTGGAGGAGCTGGCAGGGCGGGGCTGCAACCAGGTGCTGTGGGAGTGCGGACCGGAGCTGGCGGCGGCGGCTCTGCGCCAGGGCTGCGTGCAGGAGCTGGCGGCGGTCATCGCCCCCAAACTGCTCGGTGGTGTTGCGGCGCGCACCGCCATCGGCGATCTGGGACTGGAAGCCATGGAACAGGTGCGGACCTGGACAAGCACCGGCCGCAGCCCCATCGGCCCCGACCTGCTGTGGCGGCTGACCCCGTGAGCGGTTCCGATCGGCAGGTCTGCTGTTGATGCTGTTGAAATGAAACAGGCCTGCTGCCGATGCTCCCGGGGAGGAGCCATCGAAGCGGTAGCGCCCCCACCCATCTCTGGCGCCGATGCTGAACGACTTCTTCCTGCCTCTGCAGCTCCAGATCCCCCTCGGGGGCCTGCTGCTGTCCATGCTCAGCTGGCTGCTGCTGGAGGTGGTGGGTCGTCGTTGCCGCCCCCGCTCCCTGCTGCGCGGACTGCTGCTCACCAGTCGCCTGAGCGTCGCGGCCACCTGCCTGCTGGTGGGCCTGGGCTGGTGGCTGGCCCTCCAGCTCGACCCGCTTGTGGTGAACCTGGAGAGGGACGGCCATGAGGTGCGCGAACTGCTGGTGGCCATCGGGGTGGCCTGGACCCTGGTGCGCTGGCGCCAGGAACTGCAGCGAGATCGCGAGGGCTATGCCCAGGAGATCCTGCCCCGGCTGAATGAGAAGGACCGGCTCTTTCTGTACGACGTGATTCAGAAACTGCTGACCATCTCCGTGGGCGCGATCCTGGCCTACGAAGTGATGCAGCAGCTGGGGGTGTCCGCGGCGGTCCTGATCACGGCCGGAGGATTCGGCGCGGCGGCAGTGGGCTTCGGGGCCCAGGGGGTCGTGTCCAATTCGCTGAGCGGCCTCAGCCTCTATGTCAATCGCCCGTTCATCGTGGGCGACTTCATTGAGATTCCCGCCCATCAGCTGATGGGAACGGTCGAGCAGATCAGCTGGTTTTACACCCAGCTGCGTAGTCCGGATCGCCAGCCGGTGTATGTCCCGAACATCATCTTCACCAGCACGCCAGTGGTGAATACTGCGGCGATCGACAACCGGCGGCTGTTGATCCAGTTCAGCGTCAGCTATGACGACCGGCCGCTCATTACGGCGATCGTGGCCGAGCTGGAGCAGATGCTGGCCGACCACCCGATGGTCGACCAGGCCAAGCTTCAGGCCGTTCACTTCACCGGCTACGGCGCCAGCAGCCTCGACCTGCGCCTGCTCGCCCATGCGTGCAGCTCCGAGATCACCGAGGCCTGGACCCTGCAGCAGGACCTGCTGCTCCGGATCGGCGACGTGGTGGAGCGTCACGGCGCCTCAATGCCCTTCCCCACCCGTACCCTGTTGCTCCCACACCAGCTGAGCCCGGCTCACACCAGCTGAGGGTGCCCCGGATCGCCCTTGAATGGGCCCTGCACCCAGGAGGTGATCCAACCGCCATAGAAGCCGCCCGGCTGAGGGATCACCCGCTCGCCATCCAGCCAGCAGCCGTCCATCAGCGCCGGATAGACCGCATACCAGCCTGCGAGGGCCGCGAAGGCGGGCGCCGGTTCGGGGTACTGCCACACCGCACGCACCAGACGGCGCAGGCGCGGGTTCAGCGGTGACGGCTCACCTTCGGGGAGGACCACATCGAAATAACGAGCCACCCCCTTCCATTCGCAGAAGCTGTGGCCGGGAGCGGGCTGCAGCATCGCCAGATGCATGGCCTCCGGCGGCAGATAGAGCGTGGGTGGGTGGAAGGTTTCAAGCACCCGCAGCGAGCGATCCCCCTCGGCCAGCACCCGGCCCAGCGCCTCCACCCGCACCGGCAGGGCGCAGGGCTCGAGCCGCGGCGGCCTGGGGTAATCGGCCACACGTTCGATCGGATGGGGCGCCTGCTCACCAGTGCCCCGGACGAGCGGCTCCGGGGCGTGCGGATCAGACACGGGGCGATCCGCAGGGCTCTGCGCGTGGGACTCCATGGGACTTGAGACGCTCTTCCCAGACTGGCCAGGCTGACACTGCCGTGTGGCCCCGCAGCGAAGCGAAGGCCCGGAAGCGCACGCGTCTCACGGAACGGCCCGGGGAACGATGATGGAAGCCCCGGGCGATGGGGAGCCGGCGGCCTGGCTCACGCCACCGCCATGCCCGTCAACCCGGAATGAAATGGCGCAGGCGGCGCGCCTCCTCACCGGCGCGGCGCTGCAGCTCCTCATCGCTGAGGCAAGCCTCGGCACGCTCCTGGGCGGCGATCACATCCGCCTCCTCCACCGCGAAACCCGAACCCCGGGCCAGCGCCAGGAAATCCGCCAGCTCCAGCGGATCGGCGGGGTTCTGCACACGCTCCCTCAGCTCCGGGTCGTCCTTGACACGGGCAAGGAAGGCATCCAGCTGCTCGA
It contains:
- the ribD gene encoding bifunctional diaminohydroxyphosphoribosylaminopyrimidine deaminase/5-amino-6-(5-phosphoribosylamino)uracil reductase RibD; protein product: MDSLSSPWIPWMRRALQLAALGQGRTSPNPLVGAVVLDADGTLVGEGFHARAGEPHAEVGALAMAGERARGGTLVVTLEPCCHHGRTPPCSEAVIAAGITRVVVAMGDPNPRVAGGGLEQLRAAGVEVITGALEAEARSLNAPFLHRIATGRPLGILKWAMSLDGRTALPNGASQWISGPAARRWVHALRARCDAVIVGGGTVRADDPLLTSRGQRDPEPLRVVLSRSLDLPAGAQLWDTTTAPTLVVHGCDAPSQARFQLDRHSVERLELADCGPRALLEELAGRGCNQVLWECGPELAAAALRQGCVQELAAVIAPKLLGGVAARTAIGDLGLEAMEQVRTWTSTGRSPIGPDLLWRLTP
- a CDS encoding mechanosensitive ion channel family protein, which codes for MLNDFFLPLQLQIPLGGLLLSMLSWLLLEVVGRRCRPRSLLRGLLLTSRLSVAATCLLVGLGWWLALQLDPLVVNLERDGHEVRELLVAIGVAWTLVRWRQELQRDREGYAQEILPRLNEKDRLFLYDVIQKLLTISVGAILAYEVMQQLGVSAAVLITAGGFGAAAVGFGAQGVVSNSLSGLSLYVNRPFIVGDFIEIPAHQLMGTVEQISWFYTQLRSPDRQPVYVPNIIFTSTPVVNTAAIDNRRLLIQFSVSYDDRPLITAIVAELEQMLADHPMVDQAKLQAVHFTGYGASSLDLRLLAHACSSEITEAWTLQQDLLLRIGDVVERHGASMPFPTRTLLLPHQLSPAHTS
- a CDS encoding DUF427 domain-containing protein codes for the protein MERVADYPRPPRLEPCALPVRVEALGRVLAEGDRSLRVLETFHPPTLYLPPEAMHLAMLQPAPGHSFCEWKGVARYFDVVLPEGEPSPLNPRLRRLVRAVWQYPEPAPAFAALAGWYAVYPALMDGCWLDGERVIPQPGGFYGGWITSWVQGPFKGDPGHPQLV
- a CDS encoding Nif11-like leader peptide family RiPP precursor produces the protein MSLEQLDAFLARVKDDPELRERVQNPADPLELADFLALARGSGFAVEEADVIAAQERAEACLSDEELQRRAGEEARRLRHFIPG